The following proteins are encoded in a genomic region of Zea mays cultivar B73 chromosome 9, Zm-B73-REFERENCE-NAM-5.0, whole genome shotgun sequence:
- the LOC100216692 gene encoding uncharacterized protein isoform X1, whose protein sequence is MEGAVTENAAVPVRAAAPEAAVHSDQHVESGAMVEDSAASTVAPESTSDADQAIEDAAPEDGVDEDTVTNVDVSPEDMRSIIEVIADTGKFWHDWRFLKSVLSIQLKQVLDEYFEVEMVSQNDGQLRSFSELFSRLNGALERFEEGPPFTLQRLCEILLDPKGTYTKLPKLTLALEKNLLVTSTITKCTDPYPAAHGLPCSDCTQITEISGPADVESVSTPEHTTAVPNGTEHVAGDVDGEMAEAEAEESSGSHDIEMQEDKRDQVDNVNADANPGAAAAPEAVNASESTSQPQS, encoded by the exons ATGGAGGGTGCCGTGACGGAGAATGCAGCGGTGCCTGTGCGAGCGGCGGCCCCTGAAGCCGCTGTTCACTCGGATCAGCATGTGGAGAGTGGTGCGATGGTGGAGGACTCTGCGGCGTCCACGGTGGCTCCAGAGTCAACTTCTGACGCAGATCAGGCTATCGAGGACGCAGCCCCGGAGGACGGGGTGGACGA GGATACAGTGACAAATGTTGATGTCAGTCCTGAGGACATGAGAAGCATCATTGAAGTTATAGCTGACACCGGAAAGTTCTG GCATGACTGGAGGTTCCTCAAGAGTGTACTGTCTATTCAATTGAAGCAG GTCTTGGATGAATATTTTGAGGTTGAAATGGTGAGCCAAAATGATGGGCAACTGAGGTCTTTCTCAGAGCTATTTAGTCGGCTAAATGGTG CCCTTGAAAGGTTTGAAGAGGGTCCTCCATTCACACTGCAAAGGCTTTGTGAG ATTTTGTTGGATCCAAAAGGAACATATACAAAATTACCAAAGCTTACATTGGCCCTGGAGAAG AATCTCCTAGTTACATCTACAATAACGAAGTGCACTGACCCATATCCAGCTGCTCATGGGCTGCCATGTTCGGATTGCACGCAAATTACAGAAATTTCTGGGCCTGCTGATGTAGAGTCTGTGAGCACACCTGAGCATACAACAGCAGTACCAAATGGAACAGAGCATGTAGCAGGTGATGTTGACGGAGAGATGGCTGAAGCAGAAGCTGAGGAATCATCTGGTAGCCACGACATAGAGATGCAGGAGGACAAGCGTGATCAGGTTGATAATGTTAATGCTGATGCTAATCCTGGTGCTGCAGCTGCTCCTGAAGCAGTTAATGCCAGTGAATCCACATCGCAGCCACAAAGTTGA